A DNA window from Halomicrobium mukohataei DSM 12286 contains the following coding sequences:
- a CDS encoding DUF58 domain-containing protein, whose protein sequence is MTIEPDFLDELGRFSAALNRQTTSIRQGDQRSPRVGDGLTFSDYRRYSPGDDTRRIDWKLFARTEEYFIKQYEEERSLTVHLLVDTSASMDYGDASSHKFESATKLALGFAYLTAAENNDFRFCTFRDRVDRIDTGQSNRGELLSLIDQLNESTLAGQAAFESSLAAYAERIRSRSLVVVFSDCLTEPEELEAGIAALARNDADVLLVRVVAPEERDPGVVGDVLFADPESDETRRSYFSGSLAETYRSRLDAHVDSVSNRVTALGGDHVLVETGEEYFDSFASVWLQ, encoded by the coding sequence GTGACTATCGAACCGGACTTTCTGGACGAACTCGGGCGGTTCAGCGCCGCGCTGAACCGCCAGACGACCTCGATTCGACAGGGCGACCAGCGGTCGCCGCGGGTCGGTGACGGCCTCACCTTCAGCGATTACCGCCGCTACTCGCCGGGAGACGACACGCGACGGATCGACTGGAAGCTGTTCGCCCGGACCGAGGAGTACTTCATCAAGCAGTACGAGGAAGAGCGGAGCCTGACCGTCCACCTGCTCGTCGATACGAGCGCGTCGATGGACTACGGGGACGCGTCGAGCCACAAGTTCGAGTCCGCCACCAAGCTCGCGCTCGGTTTCGCCTACCTCACGGCGGCGGAGAACAACGACTTCCGCTTTTGTACGTTCCGTGACCGGGTGGACCGTATCGACACCGGCCAGTCGAACCGGGGGGAACTGCTCTCTCTTATCGACCAGTTGAACGAGTCGACCCTCGCCGGGCAAGCGGCGTTCGAGTCGTCGCTGGCGGCCTACGCCGAGCGCATCCGCTCGCGGTCGCTCGTCGTGGTGTTCAGCGACTGTTTGACCGAGCCCGAGGAGCTGGAGGCCGGCATCGCCGCACTCGCACGCAACGACGCCGACGTGCTACTGGTCCGCGTCGTCGCCCCGGAAGAACGGGACCCCGGCGTCGTCGGTGACGTGCTGTTCGCCGACCCCGAGAGCGACGAGACGCGCCGGTCGTACTTCAGCGGCTCGCTGGCCGAGACCTACCGGTCGCGCCTCGACGCCCACGTCGATTCGGTGTCGAACCGCGTTACGGCACTGGGTGGAGACCACGTGCTGGTCGAGACCGGCGAGGAGTACTTCGACTCGTTCGCGAGCGTGTGGCTACAGTAG
- the cruF gene encoding bisanhydrobacterioruberin hydratase, with product MDDPLATPTRERALDRLDELVLENRFTIAVVFPVTGAVLLTASALRPPWLPDALVFHPLLILLGTLVMRLPLGAGLAPLVDRRAGLALVSLTAYAYAIEFVGIATGWPYGEFAYGVSLGPMLAGEVPLGLPIFFVPLVVNSYLLCTLLLGDRATNPWLRLPAVIATVLAIDLVLDPGAVALGFWEYGGGSYYGVPRSNYEGWILSGTVAVLLLDWGFDWQTLGERLRSCAFMLDDMVSFVILWGAINAVFGNWLPVGIAAVLGLGLVATDRFDVPTRPRWMGS from the coding sequence ATGGATGACCCGCTGGCGACGCCGACCCGCGAGCGGGCGCTGGATCGCCTCGACGAGCTGGTGCTGGAGAACCGCTTCACCATCGCCGTCGTCTTCCCGGTGACCGGGGCCGTCCTGTTGACCGCCAGCGCACTCCGTCCGCCGTGGCTGCCCGACGCGCTCGTCTTTCACCCCCTGTTGATCCTGCTGGGGACGCTGGTCATGCGGCTCCCGCTGGGGGCGGGACTCGCGCCCCTCGTCGACCGCAGGGCGGGGCTCGCGCTCGTGTCGCTGACGGCCTACGCCTACGCGATCGAGTTCGTCGGTATCGCGACCGGCTGGCCCTACGGCGAGTTCGCCTACGGCGTCTCGCTGGGTCCCATGCTGGCCGGCGAGGTCCCGCTGGGACTGCCGATCTTCTTCGTGCCGCTGGTGGTCAACAGCTACCTGCTGTGTACGCTGTTGCTCGGGGACCGGGCGACGAACCCGTGGCTCCGCCTGCCGGCCGTGATCGCGACCGTGCTGGCGATCGATCTGGTGCTCGACCCCGGCGCGGTCGCGCTCGGCTTCTGGGAGTACGGCGGCGGGAGCTACTACGGCGTGCCCCGCTCGAACTACGAGGGGTGGATCCTCTCGGGGACCGTGGCGGTCCTGCTGCTCGACTGGGGATTCGACTGGCAGACGCTCGGCGAGCGACTGCGCTCCTGCGCGTTCATGCTCGACGACATGGTGAGCTTCGTCATCCTCTGGGGGGCCATCAACGCCGTCTTCGGCAACTGGCTCCCGGTGGGGATCGCCGCCGTGCTGGGACTGGGGCTGGTCGCGACCGACCGCTTCGACGTGCCGACCCGACCGAGGTGGATGGGATCGTGA